A part of Arachis hypogaea cultivar Tifrunner chromosome 12, arahy.Tifrunner.gnm2.J5K5, whole genome shotgun sequence genomic DNA contains:
- the LOC140176828 gene encoding uncharacterized protein, translating into MSTRGRGRGRGRGRTGTVTPVPTGTDPVDFMAALKNMAAAMQATAEALGNQINQGNHGNNNDEDGPMTLATFLKVRPPTFRGTSNPTDADNWIQAMERALQAQQVPEEQWVEFGTYQLQGEAQYWWQGTRRILQPDGAAIPWEIFRTEFYKKYCPNSARNAKELELMQLKQGQMTVAEYTSKFEELCRFSRICQGAPEDFAEWKCIKYEGGLRSDILSFVAPMEIRVFSELVNKSRVAEDCVRKAAAEKGSLRVPFQRPSGRNFAPRGRNFKRGGFVPQQTQGQGNYRRPNITANQGKRFGKQPQQDLNCQKCGKYHPRVPCRLGLGVCYSCGQPGHIASNYPEKKKYETGRVQQPGRVYTTSTIGAEGSETLIRGNCEMAGKILNALFDSGASHSFIAFEKAHELGLRMVVLGYDLKVYNATHEAMATRIECPQVPFRVQQREFVHDLICLPMTGLDLILGLDWLSKNHVLLDCSEKSVQFMPEGSEAPVVVNSYYLNSMIVNCSGTECQGIMLLTAGVSGDDQSLEQIPVVLLLVKKKDGSMRLCVDYRQLNKITVKNKYPLPRIDDLMDQLQGAGVFSKIDLRSGYHQIRVRDEDIPKTAFRTRYGHYEYTVMSFGLTNAPAVFMDYMNRIFHPYLDKFVIVFIDDILVYSKSEEEHADHLRTVLQILRDRKLYAKLSKCEFWKSEVKFLGHVVSKQGIAVDPAKVEAVMNWERPTSVTEIRSFLGLAGYYRRFIKGFSQLALPLTKLTRKDTPFIWTPKCEESFQALKHRLTTAPVLVLPEPSEPFEVYCDASLKGLGCVLMQHQNVVAYASRQLRPHEMNYPTHDLEIAAVVFALKIWRHYLYGVKFHVFSNHKSLKYLFEQKKLNMRQRRWMELLKDYDFELNYHPGKANVVADALSRKSLYAAWMMLREEELLKAFQELLRAHRDSEALRKVLPAVEQEKQWRVSEGILASHQGSGELFSVHSGLS; encoded by the exons atgtcgactcgcggacgcggtcgcgggcgaggtagaggtaggacaggcaccgttactcctgtacccacagggactgatccagtagactttatggctgccttgaaaaatatggctgcagctatgcaggcaacagctgaggcactgggtaatcagataaatcagggtaatcatgggaacaataatgatgaggacggtcctatgacacttgctacatttctgaaagttcgccctccaacttttaggggaacctcaaatccaactgatgcagataattggattcaggctatggaaagggcgttacaggcacaacaggttcctgaagagcaatgggttgaatttggaacttatcagttgcaaggtgaagctcagtattggtggcagggaacacgacgtatcctgcagcctGATGGTGCTGCGATTCCTTGGGAGATTTTTCggacagagttctataagaaatactgTCCTAATTCAGCtagaaatgccaaggaacttgaattaatgcagttaaagcagggacagatgactgttgctgagtatactagcaaatttgaggagttatgtcgcttttctcgtatctgtcaaggtgcgcctgaagattttgctgaatggaagtgtattaaatatgagggaggtcttcggagcgatattctgagctttgttgccccaatggagatcagggtattttctgaattggtgaataagagtagggtggctgaagattgtgtgaggaaggcggcagcagagaaagggagtttgagggtgccttttcagaggccttcagggaggaactttgctccgagaggtaggaatttcaagCGTGGAGGCTTTGTTCCGCAGCAGACTCAGGGTCAGGGTAATTATAGAAGGCCGAATATTACTGCTaatcaaggaaaaaggtttgggaagcagccacagcAGGATCTGAATTGTCAGAAGTGTGGAAAATATCATCCTAGAGTTCCGTGTAGATTAGGACTTGGAGTGTGCTATTCCTGTGGACAGCCCGGGCATATAGCCAGTAACTACcctgagaagaagaagtatgagactggtagggtGCAGCAACCGGGGAGAGTATACACCACTTCTACCAttggtgctgagggatctgagacacttattagaggtaattgtgaaatggctggtaaaatcttaaatgctttatttgattcaggagcgtctcattcatttattgcatttgaaaaggcccatgaattaggattgagaatggtggttttaggttatgatttgaaagtatataatgctactcatgaagctatggCGACTAGGATAGAATGTCCACAAGTTCCTTTTCGAGTGCAACAgcgtgaatttgtgcatgatttgatttgtttgcctatgactggtcttgatctcattttgggattggattggttatccaagaatcatgttttgcttgattgttctgagaagtcagtacagtttatgccagaagggtcagaagcaccggttgtggtgaatagttactatttgaattctatgatagtaaactgttctggaactgaatgtcagggtattatgttattaactgcgggagtatcaggtgatgatcagagtttagagcagattcctgttgtat TGTTattagtaaagaagaaggatgggagtatgcggctgtgtgtcgattatcggcaattgaataagatcactgtgaagaataaatatccgttgcctagaatcgatgatctaatggatcagttacagggtgctggtgtgttttctaagattgacctgcgatccggatatcatcagataagggttagagacgaggatattccgaaaactgctttcaggacgcgttatggtcattatgagtatacagtgatgtcttttgggttaactaatgccccggcagtatttatggattatatgaacaggattttccatccgtatctggacaagtttgttattgtcttcattgatgatattctCGTTTATTCTAAGTCTGAAGAGGAACATGCTGATCACTTGCgaactgtgctgcaaattctgagagacaggaagttatatgctaagttatctaaatgtgagttctggaagagtgaagtgaaatttctcggccacgtggtgagtaagcaggggatagctgtggatcctgctaaggtggaagcagtgatgaattgggagcgaccaacttcagtgacagaaatcaggagtttcctaggtttggcggggtattatcgcagattcattaaaggattttcacaactcgccttacctttaactaagttgactaggaaggatacaccttttatctggactccgaaatgtgaagagagtttccaggcattgaagcacaggttgactactgcacctgtattggtattacctgaaccaagtgaaccgtttgaagtgtattgtgatgcatctctgaaaggtttggGGTGTgttctgatgcagcaccagaatgttgtagcatacgcctcacggcaatTAAGGCCGCATGAAATGAACTATCCGACACATGATTTGGAAattgctgctgttgtgtttgctttaaagatttggaggcactatctctatggtgttaagtttcatgttttctcaaaccataagagtttgaagtatctttttgagcagaaaaaattgaatatgcgtcagaggagatggatggaacttctgaaagattatgattttgaattgaattatcatccaggaaaagcgaacgttgtggcagacgctttgagtcggaagtctttatatgcagcttggatgatgctacgggaggaagagttactgaaggcattccaag aacttctgagGGCTCATCGAGACagtgaagcgttacgtaaggtattaccagcagtCGAACAGgagaaacagtggagagtgtcagaag GGATCCTCGCTtcacatcaaggttctggggagcttttcagcgtgcattCGGGACTCAGTTAA